The following proteins come from a genomic window of Candidatus Thiodiazotropha sp. CDECU1:
- a CDS encoding pilin → MNAYRGFTLIELMVVVSIIGILATISIPQYHNYIQRSEMVEALSMASNIREKITKYYLKNLSFPSNNSEAGVPEPKFLIGNRITKVAVENGAIHITLGNKASKPLQGKTLSFRPAIVIDSPTSPISWLCGFDYAVKGMKAIGENKTDLDNTSLPSSCRKENA, encoded by the coding sequence ATGAATGCATATCGTGGATTTACTTTAATAGAGCTAATGGTGGTGGTTTCAATAATTGGAATTCTAGCAACCATTTCTATTCCACAATATCACAATTACATACAACGAAGCGAAATGGTTGAAGCTCTAAGTATGGCGAGCAATATTCGTGAAAAAATCACTAAATATTACTTAAAAAATCTTTCGTTTCCTTCAAATAATAGTGAAGCAGGTGTTCCGGAACCTAAATTTTTAATTGGTAATAGAATAACTAAAGTAGCTGTAGAGAATGGAGCTATACACATAACCCTTGGAAACAAAGCATCCAAGCCTCTCCAGGGTAAAACCCTATCATTTCGTCCAGCTATAGTTATAGACAGCCCTACCAGTCCTATTTCGTGGCTCTGCGGCTTTGATTATGCAGTTAAAGGAATGAAAGCAATTGGTGAAAATAAAACTGACCTAGACAACACAAGCTTGCCATCATCATGTAGAAAAGAAAATGCATAA